Within Gemmatimonadaceae bacterium, the genomic segment TGCGCCGCGGCCGCACGACGTTCGTGATCGCGCACCGGCTGTCGACCATCGAGAGCGCCGACCAGATCCTGGTGCTCGAAGGGGGCCGGATCGTGGAGCGCGGAAGCCACGCCGAGCTGATGACGCTGAACGGGCGCTACCGCTCGCTGCACGACCGCCAGCACGGCATCGAGACGGATCAGTACATCAACCCGGGCGAGGACTTCCTGCCCGTGGCGCCGTCCCCGCGCGACACATTGAAGGGTGGGCCCCGAACAAACGGCTGACCGCAGTGGTTTGACGCGCGGGACGGCGATTCGTTAACGGCGCAATTTCCATCCATTTTCGCCCAACGCGCGCCGGAGAATCTGCGTAACGGTATCACGAGCGCACGGTGCATGCGCGCACCGTTCGTGAACCGCTACCGGATTCCCCCCGATGAGATCTGCACTCTGTATCGCTCTGCTCGTCCTCTCGGCGGCATTCTCCACCGCCGCCGCCCAGGGCGGCTCGGTGGACATCATCCGCGGCCGCGTGACGGGACCCGACGGCAAGCCGCTGGCCAACGTGAACGTGACCGCGCAGTCGATGAGCGACGAGACCACGCGCTCGGCCAAGACCAACAACGACGGGCGGTTCACGATCCTGTTCTCGGGCGGCGGCGGCGATTACATGATGAGCTACCTCGCCATCGGCATGATCCCGACCAACTTCGAGGTGGTCAAGGAGAACGACGACGACGCCGTGATCCTGGCCAACGCCAAGATGCAGCCCGCGGCCACGCAGCTCGACGCCGTGCGCGTGACCGCCAACCGCGCCCGTCCGCTGGCCGGCGATCAGTATCGCCCGGACATCGGCGGCGTGGAACAGACCATGAACCAGACGGGCATTCCGCTGGACGCGCTCGGCGACCTGTCGGCGATGGCCGCCTACCTGCCGGGCGTCACGGCCATCACCAACGCCGACGGCACGATGGGCTTCTCGGTGCTCGGGCTGGGCGCCGACGAGAACAGCGTGACGCTCAACGGGCTCACCTTCGGCGGCACCCTGCCCCGCGACGTGCAGGTGTCGGCGCGGCTGTCCACCACCACCTTCGATCCCTCGCGCGGCGGATTCAGCGGCGGGCAGATCTCGGCCCGCACGTTCAGCGGCTCCAACTTCGTCAATCGCAATCTGCACGTGACGTTCGTGAACCCCGACATGCAGTGGGCCAGCCCCACCACGCGGTCGCTGGGCCAGCAGTACACCAACGCCATCGCCAGCGGATCGGCCAGCGGCCCGCTCATCTGGAACAAGCTGTTCTACAACACCTCGTTCCAGTTCGGGCGGCGGTCGAGCGATCTCCAGACACTGCTCAACACCGACGCGTCGGCGCTCGAAGGCGTGGGCATCTCGCAGGATTCCGTGAATCAGCTGCTGGGCGACATGCAGTCGGCCGGCATCCCGTCCACCGCGGGCGGCGTGCCGTCCAACCGGCTGAACGACCAGGGCGCGCTGTTCGGGCAGTTGAGCTTCGCGCCCAGCGGTACCGATACGTGGGGGGTGTTGTTCAACGGCTCGTGGAACCGCTCGGGCGCGGCGTCGCTGTCCACCAGCGCCGTGCCGGCCCACGGCGGCCAGAGCACCCGCCAGGCGGCCACGGTGCAACTCACCCACGCCGGATACTTCGGCTACGGATTCCTGAACGAGACGCAGCTGTCGGTGGGGGGCACCTGGTCCAATTCCAGCGCCTATCTGCTGCTCCCCGACGCACGCGTGCTCGTGACGTCGAACTTCCCCAACGGGACGTCGGGCGTGTCGTCGCTGCAGTTCGGGGGCAACTCCAGCTATCCGCAGCAGCTCACCAACTATCAGTGGGAGTTCGGCAACGCGACGTCCTGGTTCAGCGACGACAACACGCATCGGCTCAAGCTCACCGAGGATCTCCAGGTGAGCCGGTACATCCAGGACCAGAACGCCAATTCACGCGGGACATTCACGTACAACTCGCTCGCCGACTTCGCCGCGGGGCAGCCGGCGTCGTTCACGCGGCGGCTGGTGCCGGCCGAGCGGTCGGGGGACGTGGCCACGCTGGCCGTGTCGCTGGGCGACGCGTGGCGTCCCGCGCCGAGCCTGCAGGTGCAGTACGGGTTCCGCGCCGAGGGGAGCCGGTTCAGCACCCTGCCGCAATTAAATCCGATCGTGGACAGCATCTACGGGCTGCGCAACGACGCCGTGCCCAACGACATCACGATCAGCCCGCGCCTGGGGTTCAGCTGGCAGTTCGGCTCGATGCCGCAGATCGAGGGGTTCCGCGGCGCGTACAAGCCGCCCGCCTACGTGGTCACCGGCGGCGTGGGTGAATTCCGGAACGATCCCGCCGCCACGCTCATCGCCAACGCCGTGGATCAGACCGGGCTGCCCAGCGCCGCGCAGCAGATCAGCTGCGTGGGGAGCGCCGTGCCCACGCCCGACTGGTCGGCCTACGCGCAGAGCCAGGCGAACATCCCCACGCGGTGCGCCGACGGCTCGCTGGGCAGCGTGTTCTCCAGCAGCGTGCCCAACGTGGCGCTGTTCTCCCCGAGTTACCGCACGCAGCGCAGCTGGCGCGGCAACCTGGGCATTCGCGGCCTGCTCACGCCGCTGTTCAACGGCAGCCTGACGTTCACGTATTCCCGCAACCTCGACCAGCACGGCTCGCTCGACGCCAACTTCAGCGACGTGCCGCAGTTCGTGCTCGCCGACGAGGGCGACCGACCGGTGTTCGTATCGCCGTCGAGCATCGTCCCCGCCACGGGGGCCATCGCCAGCGGCGCCGGCCGCGTGTCGTCCACCTTCTCGCGCGTCAGCGAGTCGGTTTCGGACCTGCGCTCGGACACGCGGGAGCTGCAGTTCGGGATCTCGCCGCGCGTCTTCAACTCGGCGTTCGGCTGGAATCTGACGTATGTGTACCGCGACACGCGTCAGTTGAGCCGCGGCTTCGGCGGCACCACGGCCGGCGATCCGCTGGCTCTGGTGTGGGGCAGCAGCGGCGCCACGCACCAGTTCAACCTCACCGGGTCGGTGACCATCAAGGGCGCCGTGAACGTGTCCACGTTCCTTCGCGTGAGTT encodes:
- a CDS encoding carboxypeptidase-like regulatory domain-containing protein yields the protein MRSALCIALLVLSAAFSTAAAQGGSVDIIRGRVTGPDGKPLANVNVTAQSMSDETTRSAKTNNDGRFTILFSGGGGDYMMSYLAIGMIPTNFEVVKENDDDAVILANAKMQPAATQLDAVRVTANRARPLAGDQYRPDIGGVEQTMNQTGIPLDALGDLSAMAAYLPGVTAITNADGTMGFSVLGLGADENSVTLNGLTFGGTLPRDVQVSARLSTTTFDPSRGGFSGGQISARTFSGSNFVNRNLHVTFVNPDMQWASPTTRSLGQQYTNAIASGSASGPLIWNKLFYNTSFQFGRRSSDLQTLLNTDASALEGVGISQDSVNQLLGDMQSAGIPSTAGGVPSNRLNDQGALFGQLSFAPSGTDTWGVLFNGSWNRSGAASLSTSAVPAHGGQSTRQAATVQLTHAGYFGYGFLNETQLSVGGTWSNSSAYLLLPDARVLVTSNFPNGTSGVSSLQFGGNSSYPQQLTNYQWEFGNATSWFSDDNTHRLKLTEDLQVSRYIQDQNANSRGTFTYNSLADFAAGQPASFTRRLVPAERSGDVATLAVSLGDAWRPAPSLQVQYGFRAEGSRFSTLPQLNPIVDSIYGLRNDAVPNDITISPRLGFSWQFGSMPQIEGFRGAYKPPAYVVTGGVGEFRNDPAATLIANAVDQTGLPSAAQQISCVGSAVPTPDWSAYAQSQANIPTRCADGSLGSVFSSSVPNVALFSPSYRTQRSWRGNLGIRGLLTPLFNGSLTFTYSRNLDQHGSLDANFSDVPQFVLADEGDRPVFVSPSSIVPATGAIASGAGRVSSTFSRVSESVSDLRSDTRELQFGISPRVFNSAFGWNLTYVYRDTRQLSRGFGGTTAGDPLALVWGSSGATHQFNLTGSVTIKGAVNVSTFLRVSSGNRYTPMVSGDVNGDGSSNDRAFVFNPAATADTSLRNGMQALLSALPAASRACLADQLGAIAGLNSCRGPWSASMGSVSIQLISDKVHLPSRVSVGLSLTNPLTGVDALVHGGNNLSGWGQPPIIDPTLLYVRGFNQTTQEFKYEVNPRFGNPAIAQ